The Bos taurus isolate L1 Dominette 01449 registration number 42190680 breed Hereford chromosome 18, ARS-UCD2.0, whole genome shotgun sequence genome has a window encoding:
- the BBC3 gene encoding bcl-2-binding component 3 isoform X2 → MARARQEGSSPEPVEGLARDGPRPFPLSRLVPSAVSCGLCEPGLPAAPAAPALLPAAYLCAPTAPPAVTAALGAPRWPGGPRSRPRGPRPDGPQPSLSPAEQHLESPVPSAPGALAGGPTQAAPGVRGEEEQWAREIGAQLRRMADDLNALYERRVSAGGGADGRWDFPLGRGLRRPSQMCGSCCPARRGRAGDRQLGGAAWSPSRRRRARGAAGTARLEGRGRSVRERRCAPGASGRGD, encoded by the exons ATGGCCCGAGCACGCCAGGAGGGCAGCTCCCCGGAGCCCGTAGAGGGCCTGGCCCGCGACGGCCCGCGCCCCTTCCCGCTCAGCCGCCTGGTGCCCTCGGCGGTGTCCTGCGGCCTCTGCGAACCCGGCCTGCCTGctgcccccgccgcccccgccctgcTGCCCGCCGCCTACCTCTGCGCCCCCACCGCCCCGCCCGCCGTCACCGCCGCCCTGGGGGCCCCCCGCTGGCCTGGGGGTCCCCGCAGCCGGCCCCGAGGCCCGCGACCCGACG GTCCTCAGCCTTCACTCTCGCCCGCGGAGCAGCACCTGGAATCACCAGTGCCCAGCGCCCCGGGGGCCCTGGCGGGCGGCCCCACCCAAGCGGCCCCGGGAGTCCGGGGGGAGGAGGAGCAGTGGGCCCGAGAGATCGGGGCCCAGCTGCGGCGGATGGCGGACGACCTCAACGCGCTATACGAGCGGCGGGTgagtgctgggggaggggcagacgGCAGGTGGGACTTCCcgctggggagggggctgcggCGGCCCAGCCAGATGTGCGGCAGCTGCTGCCCTGCGCGGCGGGGTCGCGCCGGGGACAGGCAGCTGGGAGGGGCGGCGTGGTCGCCGAGCCGCCGCCGTAGGGCCCGCGGCGCGGCCGGCACGGCCCGGCTTGAGGGCCGGGGCCGGAGCGTCCGCGAGCGCCGCTGCGCGCCCGGGGCCAGCGGCCGTGGGGACTGA
- the BBC3 gene encoding bcl-2-binding component 3 isoform X1 codes for MSRASCPGLSSPPGSPTRFVAPGSAMARARQEGSSPEPVEGLARDGPRPFPLSRLVPSAVSCGLCEPGLPAAPAAPALLPAAYLCAPTAPPAVTAALGAPRWPGGPRSRPRGPRPDGPQPSLSPAEQHLESPVPSAPGALAGGPTQAAPGVRGEEEQWAREIGAQLRRMADDLNALYERRVSAGGGADGRWDFPLGRGLRRPSQMCGSCCPARRGRAGDRQLGGAAWSPSRRRRARGAAGTARLEGRGRSVRERRCAPGASGRGD; via the exons ATGTCCCGTGCCAGCTGCCCGGGGCTTTCTTCTCCCCCTGGGTCCCCCACCAGATTCGTG GCCCCAGGGAGCGCCATGGCCCGAGCACGCCAGGAGGGCAGCTCCCCGGAGCCCGTAGAGGGCCTGGCCCGCGACGGCCCGCGCCCCTTCCCGCTCAGCCGCCTGGTGCCCTCGGCGGTGTCCTGCGGCCTCTGCGAACCCGGCCTGCCTGctgcccccgccgcccccgccctgcTGCCCGCCGCCTACCTCTGCGCCCCCACCGCCCCGCCCGCCGTCACCGCCGCCCTGGGGGCCCCCCGCTGGCCTGGGGGTCCCCGCAGCCGGCCCCGAGGCCCGCGACCCGACG GTCCTCAGCCTTCACTCTCGCCCGCGGAGCAGCACCTGGAATCACCAGTGCCCAGCGCCCCGGGGGCCCTGGCGGGCGGCCCCACCCAAGCGGCCCCGGGAGTCCGGGGGGAGGAGGAGCAGTGGGCCCGAGAGATCGGGGCCCAGCTGCGGCGGATGGCGGACGACCTCAACGCGCTATACGAGCGGCGGGTgagtgctgggggaggggcagacgGCAGGTGGGACTTCCcgctggggagggggctgcggCGGCCCAGCCAGATGTGCGGCAGCTGCTGCCCTGCGCGGCGGGGTCGCGCCGGGGACAGGCAGCTGGGAGGGGCGGCGTGGTCGCCGAGCCGCCGCCGTAGGGCCCGCGGCGCGGCCGGCACGGCCCGGCTTGAGGGCCGGGGCCGGAGCGTCCGCGAGCGCCGCTGCGCGCCCGGGGCCAGCGGCCGTGGGGACTGA
- the BBC3 gene encoding bcl-2-binding component 3 isoform X4: MGSQKESDTTERLKHQQTTSVLSLHSRPRSSTWNHQCPAPRGPWRAAPPKRPRESGGRRSSGPERSGPSCGGWRTTSTRYTSGGDKRSGSDTAPHPGGSCTISSWDSCPFPGAAEPPRWSPIRCLYPPGGRRGPRGAGPSQLLMPWPARGTLSAPCSILDYSPARPRGGPGQPLPTQPWRSPGEH, translated from the exons atggggtcgcaaaaagagtcggacacgactgagcgacttaaacATCAACAAACAACTTCG GTCCTCAGCCTTCACTCTCGCCCGCGGAGCAGCACCTGGAATCACCAGTGCCCAGCGCCCCGGGGGCCCTGGCGGGCGGCCCCACCCAAGCGGCCCCGGGAGTCCGGGGGGAGGAGGAGCAGTGGGCCCGAGAGATCGGGGCCCAGCTGCGGCGGATGGCGGACGACCTCAACGCGCTATACGAGCGGCGG AGACAAGAGGAGCGGCAGCGACACCGCCCCTCACCCTGGAGGGTCCTGTACAATCTCATCATGGGACTCCTGCCCTTTCCCGGGGGCCGCGGAGCCCCCGAGGTGGAGCCCAATTAGGTGCCTGTACCCGCCCGGTGGACGTCGGGGACCCAGGGGGGCAGGACCCTCCCAACTCCTGATGCCCTGGCCAGCGCGGGGGACTCTTTCTGCACCATGTAGCATACTGGACTACAGCCCTGCCCGACCCAGGGGCGGGCCAGGGCAGCCACTCCCGACCCAGCCCTGGCGTAGCCCCGGGGAGCACTGA
- the CCDC9 gene encoding coiled-coil domain-containing protein 9 isoform X1: MSAALDLKSKEEKDAELDKRIEALRRKNEALIRRYQEIEEDRKKAELEGVAVTGPRKSRSVEKENVAVEKNLGPSRRSPGTPRPPGVSKGGRIPPQHGGRAGMGRTSRSWEDSPGEQPRGGAGGRSRRGRGRGSPHLSGGGDASTADRKSKEWEERRKQNIEKMNEEMEKIAEYERNQREGVLEPNPVRNFLDDPRRRSGPLEEPERDRREGSRRHGRNWGGSDFERVRYGLEQERQGRRAGLGGAGDMTLSMTGRERSEYLRWKQEREKIDQERLQRHRKPTGQWRREWDAEKTDGMFKDGPAVALEPSHRYDDQAWARPPKPPTFREFLSQHKTEVSRRKKKSSRPQPKAAPRAYSDHDDRWEMKEAMSTAPEPPQPALPKEAPTQLPETPAPAHRPPEDEGEEGEDEGEDEEWEDVSEDEEEEEEIEEEEEADDEEEEPAGDHQPQEAEPSGSPAREHGDKETARPEEPLPLPQAPATPSSPFSPPGGHQPVSDWGEEMELNSPRTAHPADAVSPGGDQPAPASLESGPSAPGAQKAEEEGSEAAPEADPEGQETAEIADFQRASPNS; encoded by the exons ATG TCAGCCGCACTGGATCTGAAATCGAAGGAGGAGAAGGATGCTGAGCTGGACAAGAGGATCGAGGCTCTTCGGCGGAAGAATGAGGCCCTCATCCGGCGCTACCAG GAGATTGAGGAGGATCGGAAGAAAGCTGAACTGGAGGGAGTAGCAGTGACAGGTCCCCGGAAGAGCCGCTCGGTGGAGAAGGAGAATGTGGCAGTG GAGAAGAACCTGGGTCCTTCCCGGAGGTCTCCAGGGACCCCTCGGCCTCCAGGGGTCAGCAAGGGAGGCCGGATCCCCCCTCAGCATGGAGGCCGGGCAGGCATGGGCCGGACATCCCGCAGCTGGGAAGACAGTCCCGGGGAGCAGCCTCGGGGAGGTGCTGGGGGCCGCAGCCGGAGGGGTCGGGGCAGGGGGTCCCCTCATCTCTCTGGAGGTGGCGATGCCTCGACTGCCGACCGCAAATCCAAG GAGTGGGAGGAGCGGCGGAAGCAGAACATCGAGAAGATGAACGAGGAGATGGAGAAGATTGCAGAGTACGAGCGCAACCAGCGG GAAGGCGTGCTGGAGCCCAACCCGGTGCGGAACTTCCTGGACGACCCCCGGCGACGCAGTGGGCCCCTGGAGGAGCCTGAGCGGGACCGCCGGGAAGGCAGCCGCCGGCACGGGCGCAACTGGGGGGGCTCTGACTTTGAGCGGGTGCGCTACGGCCTCGAGCAGGAGCGGCAG GGCCGCCGGGCCGGCCTGGGCGGCGCCGGGGACATGACGCTCTCCATGACTGGCCGAGAGCGGTCTGAGTATCTGCGCTGGAAGCAGGAGCGGGAGAAGATAGACCAGGAGCGGCTGCAGAGGCACCGCAAGCCCACCGGCCAGTGGCGGCGGGAGTGGGATGCTGAGAAGACGGATGGCAT GTTCAAGGATGGCCCAGCTGTGGCCCTGGAACCATCCCACCGCTATG ATGACCAGGCTTGGGCCCGGCCCCCCAAGCCCCCCACTTTCAGGGAGTTCCTGTCCCAGCACAAAACTGAGGTCAGCCGCAGAAAGAAGAAGAGCAGCCGACCCCAGCCTAAGGCGGCGCCCCGTGCCTACAG TGACCACGATGACCGCTGGGAGATGAAGGAGGCCATgtccacagctcctgagcccccGCAACCTGCTCTCCCCAAGGAGGCGCCCACGCAG CTGCCTGagaccccagcccctgcccatcGACCTCCTGAGGATGAGGGCGAGGAGGGCGAGGATGAGGGGGAGGATGAGGAGTGGGAAGACGTGAgtgaggatgaggaggaggaggaggagatcgaggaagaagaggaggctgATGATGAGGAAGAAGAACCAGCCGGAGATCACCAACCCCAGGAGGCTGAGCCCAGCGGGAGCCCCGCCAGGGAACATGGTGACAAAGAGACCGCCAGGCCGGAAGAGCCCCTGCCGCTCCCCCAGGCCCCTGCCACGCCTTCCAGCCCCTTCTCGCCCCCCGGGGGCCACCAGCCTGTGTCCGACTGGGGTGAAGAGATGGAGCTGAATTCTCCCCGGACCGCCCACCCGGCAGATGCTGTCTCTCCGG GAGGTGACCAGCCAGCCCCTGCCTCCTTGGAGAGTGGGCCCAGCGCCCCAGGAGCCCAGAAAGCTGAAGAGGAGGGGTCTGAGGCAGCTCCAG
- the CCDC9 gene encoding coiled-coil domain-containing protein 9, translating to MSAALDLKSKEEKDAELDKRIEALRRKNEALIRRYQEIEEDRKKAELEGVAVTGPRKSRSVEKENVAVEKNLGPSRRSPGTPRPPGVSKGGRIPPQHGGRAGMGRTSRSWEDSPGEQPRGGAGGRSRRGRGRGSPHLSGGGDASTADRKSKEWEERRKQNIEKMNEEMEKIAEYERNQREGVLEPNPVRNFLDDPRRRSGPLEEPERDRREGSRRHGRNWGGSDFERVRYGLEQERQGRRAGLGGAGDMTLSMTGRERSEYLRWKQEREKIDQERLQRHRKPTGQWRREWDAEKTDGMFKDGPAVALEPSHRYDDQAWARPPKPPTFREFLSQHKTEVSRRKKKSSRPQPKAAPRAYSDHDDRWEMKEAMSTAPEPPQPALPKEAPTQLPETPAPAHRPPEDEGEEGEDEGEDEEWEDVSEDEEEEEEIEEEEEADDEEEEPAGDHQPQEAEPSGSPAREHGDKETARPEEPLPLPQAPATPSSPFSPPGGHQPVSDWGEEMELNSPRTAHPADAVSPGEAWPFENA from the exons ATG TCAGCCGCACTGGATCTGAAATCGAAGGAGGAGAAGGATGCTGAGCTGGACAAGAGGATCGAGGCTCTTCGGCGGAAGAATGAGGCCCTCATCCGGCGCTACCAG GAGATTGAGGAGGATCGGAAGAAAGCTGAACTGGAGGGAGTAGCAGTGACAGGTCCCCGGAAGAGCCGCTCGGTGGAGAAGGAGAATGTGGCAGTG GAGAAGAACCTGGGTCCTTCCCGGAGGTCTCCAGGGACCCCTCGGCCTCCAGGGGTCAGCAAGGGAGGCCGGATCCCCCCTCAGCATGGAGGCCGGGCAGGCATGGGCCGGACATCCCGCAGCTGGGAAGACAGTCCCGGGGAGCAGCCTCGGGGAGGTGCTGGGGGCCGCAGCCGGAGGGGTCGGGGCAGGGGGTCCCCTCATCTCTCTGGAGGTGGCGATGCCTCGACTGCCGACCGCAAATCCAAG GAGTGGGAGGAGCGGCGGAAGCAGAACATCGAGAAGATGAACGAGGAGATGGAGAAGATTGCAGAGTACGAGCGCAACCAGCGG GAAGGCGTGCTGGAGCCCAACCCGGTGCGGAACTTCCTGGACGACCCCCGGCGACGCAGTGGGCCCCTGGAGGAGCCTGAGCGGGACCGCCGGGAAGGCAGCCGCCGGCACGGGCGCAACTGGGGGGGCTCTGACTTTGAGCGGGTGCGCTACGGCCTCGAGCAGGAGCGGCAG GGCCGCCGGGCCGGCCTGGGCGGCGCCGGGGACATGACGCTCTCCATGACTGGCCGAGAGCGGTCTGAGTATCTGCGCTGGAAGCAGGAGCGGGAGAAGATAGACCAGGAGCGGCTGCAGAGGCACCGCAAGCCCACCGGCCAGTGGCGGCGGGAGTGGGATGCTGAGAAGACGGATGGCAT GTTCAAGGATGGCCCAGCTGTGGCCCTGGAACCATCCCACCGCTATG ATGACCAGGCTTGGGCCCGGCCCCCCAAGCCCCCCACTTTCAGGGAGTTCCTGTCCCAGCACAAAACTGAGGTCAGCCGCAGAAAGAAGAAGAGCAGCCGACCCCAGCCTAAGGCGGCGCCCCGTGCCTACAG TGACCACGATGACCGCTGGGAGATGAAGGAGGCCATgtccacagctcctgagcccccGCAACCTGCTCTCCCCAAGGAGGCGCCCACGCAG CTGCCTGagaccccagcccctgcccatcGACCTCCTGAGGATGAGGGCGAGGAGGGCGAGGATGAGGGGGAGGATGAGGAGTGGGAAGACGTGAgtgaggatgaggaggaggaggaggagatcgaggaagaagaggaggctgATGATGAGGAAGAAGAACCAGCCGGAGATCACCAACCCCAGGAGGCTGAGCCCAGCGGGAGCCCCGCCAGGGAACATGGTGACAAAGAGACCGCCAGGCCGGAAGAGCCCCTGCCGCTCCCCCAGGCCCCTGCCACGCCTTCCAGCCCCTTCTCGCCCCCCGGGGGCCACCAGCCTGTGTCCGACTGGGGTGAAGAGATGGAGCTGAATTCTCCCCGGACCGCCCACCCGGCAGATGCTGTCTCTCCGGGTGAGGCCTGGCCGTTTGAAAATGCATGA
- the BBC3 gene encoding bcl-2-binding component 3 isoform X3 yields the protein MSRASCPGLSSPPGSPTRFVAPGSAMARARQEGSSPEPVEGLARDGPRPFPLSRLVPSAVSCGLCEPGLPAAPAAPALLPAAYLCAPTAPPAVTAALGAPRWPGGPRSRPRGPRPDGPQPSLSPAEQHLESPVPSAPGALAGGPTQAAPGVRGEEEQWAREIGAQLRRMADDLNALYERRRQEERQRHRPSPWRVLYNLIMGLLPFPGGRGAPEVEPN from the exons ATGTCCCGTGCCAGCTGCCCGGGGCTTTCTTCTCCCCCTGGGTCCCCCACCAGATTCGTG GCCCCAGGGAGCGCCATGGCCCGAGCACGCCAGGAGGGCAGCTCCCCGGAGCCCGTAGAGGGCCTGGCCCGCGACGGCCCGCGCCCCTTCCCGCTCAGCCGCCTGGTGCCCTCGGCGGTGTCCTGCGGCCTCTGCGAACCCGGCCTGCCTGctgcccccgccgcccccgccctgcTGCCCGCCGCCTACCTCTGCGCCCCCACCGCCCCGCCCGCCGTCACCGCCGCCCTGGGGGCCCCCCGCTGGCCTGGGGGTCCCCGCAGCCGGCCCCGAGGCCCGCGACCCGACG GTCCTCAGCCTTCACTCTCGCCCGCGGAGCAGCACCTGGAATCACCAGTGCCCAGCGCCCCGGGGGCCCTGGCGGGCGGCCCCACCCAAGCGGCCCCGGGAGTCCGGGGGGAGGAGGAGCAGTGGGCCCGAGAGATCGGGGCCCAGCTGCGGCGGATGGCGGACGACCTCAACGCGCTATACGAGCGGCGG AGACAAGAGGAGCGGCAGCGACACCGCCCCTCACCCTGGAGGGTCCTGTACAATCTCATCATGGGACTCCTGCCCTTTCCCGGGGGCCGCGGAGCCCCCGAGGTGGAGCCCAATTAG